In the genome of Mauremys reevesii isolate NIE-2019 linkage group 6, ASM1616193v1, whole genome shotgun sequence, the window AAGATGAAACAAGACTTGAGTATTTATTAAAATCATACAGAAGAGACACTGGAATTATGCACCTGGGATCCTGGAATTATGCAGCACCGCCCTCAAGTTCTCTCTTCCTCATCACCCGTTCAGCAGTCGTCCAACCAGTACGATATGCCCtgatgttgtttgtttatttaagtTGATACTGAATTAAATCTATTTTATTATGCCCCCAAATTTCAATGTGCTGCACACTTTGGTATTGCAATGCTTAACTGCATTGTACAAGTTATCGGAGAAGAAGTCAGaggttttgcagatggggaagggACACTTGGGGCTTTTGACACACAGGAATATATGGGAAGCAGTTTTGGTTTTTGGCATCCAGGAGGCAATTGAGGCTTTTGATACTGCAAAGGGAATGTATCTCTTCTTACTTTCCTCCTTTTGGGCTCAAGGGAGATTACTTTAAATTTGGGAGAGGGGTTTGAATTCCTTGTTCCTCATCTCTTCAGCTAGTTGCCACTCTACTCTGCCCCAAAGTCTGCCACTACTTCCGGCAACAATGGATGAGCACATTAGCTTGATACTTTTGCTTTAAAGATTAGCAGGAAACAGTTAACAGTGTTGTCATTTAAACTCTGGTCACTGGGCTTCAGAATCAACACCCCATTGTGATGAAATGGAATCTTCTTTCAAAGTTATTGTTACTGGCTGTCTTTACAGACTCATGCAGAAGGCACTACATCTGTAGCACCTGGTTCACATCttgaaggttttcttcacaaccatattGAGCTACAGACTTTATGATTTTAAGTGAAAGGTTCACCTGTGGAGCTCAATTCACCTGTAATTTCAAAATTACTTATGCAGCTGCATAAACATAGGGTCCGTCTTAAACATTTCAGATAGCAAAAATGTAAATGACCATTGACAGTtcaggaatcatttaaaaaatgtatgcccAGAACAATGGCCTAAGGCTCTTTGGAGGAATATTATGCTTGCCCTGCAAAGTAGTCTTCTTAGTTTATTTcagtaaataaaaggaaaagggtCAAACTGTTCAAATGTTGGTGCCTAAAATCAAGCACTTACAGCCATATTTAGTTAACGAGATAAAATAGAAATAacaaataatttataataaaatttaattaagagctgctgagtgctcagcacctctgaacttCTGACCATTTATTTATGCACTTAAACATTGATTTAGGtatctaactttaggcatccaagtttgaaaaGTTTGGCCAAAATTTTAGACTAAAACTACTGTGCTACAATTACGGTTCCTCATATATACCCTATATAAGATGACTAGCTTGTATGGGTAACAAACCTTATATAACATTTAAAATTCCTTATTTTAAATGGATTCTATCTTGATGAGCTTTACAATAACTTTTCTGTATCAAAAATTAGATTTTAGAAGATGAATTGTCTCACCTATAGCCCAATTCCAAAATAGGAAGACTGCAGTAATTGCTTTGTATCCAAAAGAATAAGAACAATTGCCTGTTTTGAGATTAGATGAGGAAAAAGTGGAGTTGATGACATTTATTGCaaatttgaatttattttttgcTGATGGACTGTTGAGTAACTCAGTTTTGTTGTGTCAGGGTTTTTTCCACTTGTTGTTTTTATAGGGGGTTTATAATGAATTTTCCTGTTTCCATAACGTCCTTTTGAGACACTGAATCCAGATAAGACCTTGCCAGTTTCCTCAATAGTGGTCTTATGTGCCTGAATTTATGATATTTTGGGGGAGGGTCACAGACCAACAGTCTCTGTAATAtggaaaatacaaaatatttttaaattgctgGCTTAAGCAGAACTTTTCCAAGTTGATGCTTACTAACAGTAACCCAATACAAAGTTGATTGGATCAAGTTGCATAGCACCAAGGTAGGCTTTGCATCTGATTTGTCTAAAGACCTTGGAGGGAAAGCTTCAAGGCAGAGTGATTAACACTGTAAATGGTGTGAATTAAAGGTAAGGCTGAGAcatctgtgggtttttttgtttgtttgttttggggaggGGTGTCAACAAGACATCAGAGGCAGACTGTCATTCCAGAATCTTCAGGACTGATCACTTTGGGGAGAGCAAGTCATGGCATCAACAAACAGGCCAGCTCAGCCTTTGACCAGTCTCTGCCAGCACCCAAAGAAGTTCTGTTAGCGAGAAGTGTTTTGCCAACAGAACATTGTTTGCACTCCTACTCAGTGAGAGTCCAGAAGACAGAGAGCTGAAgagtttgcaaacattttaattaccttatttttcctttttctatttttttcttttgcttttattaAGTGGAAGAGGTCTTagcctttttattttctttatttttagggCGTGGAAGTAAAAGTGTGGCTGTGAGCATGCACATCCAGAAAACCCACATGGGGAAAACACCAAAAAGAAAAGTTCCCCAGGTTTAAACAGCCCTAAATTTTTTCTTATAAAGACACTCATTACAGTATTCTCTGTATTTAAAAGTCTTGAGAGACTTTAGATTGTCACCTGCAATTTCTAGTACATAAGTTGTTACATTTCTGCTTACAGAGAGTGTTCTGTTAAAGGTTTGTATTATAATATCGGCGTTGGGGACAGGGAAGGAAAGGGTTAGTTCCACATGAGAATTGAAGTCTAAAAGGAAACTGGGTAATAGCTCTGAGATTGAGGTTCAGACATTAGGTAATAGTTTAGTTTCAATATTAGGCTTTTAAACTAGATTCAAATTACACACTTGATTGACCATGGTAAAATTCTTTGGTTGGGATATATACCCAGCTGCACAGCCACATTCTCAGCCTCCTTAGCATTTATATGAGGATcatatattttttatattaatttGATGATCTAACTCCAATCCACTATTTAGCCTACCTTGTTTGATTTGTTGATTTGATCTTTATTTGATTCTGATTTggcaatgttttatttttagttagtttattaaTAATAGCTTACCTTTGGTGATATGTTTCTAGGTTTTATATTAGTTTGTTTCACAGTTTTAATAACATTTCTAAAATAGAACCGGATACTGACACATTTTTTTCCGTAAGCAATGTGGGTCCAGAACCTTTGAAGGTCTGAGATGGATACCAGCTGGTCAATTTAAAAGTTTGACCAGCTCCCTGTAATAAGTCTGTGGTTCTCACACCTGTATATATCTCTTTAAAGTGCTCAGTTTttgatgtttcctttttttagtGTCTTGAAATGAGCGATCATTTGGAAGAAAACTGTACTGAGAAAAGCAATTCTGCCCATGAGGAACCTGCAGAAGTATATGCCACTCCCGCTAAGGATTGTCAAATAGCACAGAAGCAACTGGTATGACTTCTGAAGTACTGTGTTACTGATCAGGGGCTGGAGCAAATGTGCAAATACAAGTAAAAGCAAATAGTGAAATGACAGCAGTAAGTGCATGGTACTTAACAGAGTGTTTAGAGCCATTCATAGTTCTAgcaagggaggaggaagggaagtgGGACAGTCCTCTGAACAGGAACTAATCTTTGTAATTAATTTTACCCTTAGCTCTGGAAGGGATTCCTTGTCTTTGTCATTTCAGCCTCCATTGTTGTCTATTATTTGCTTCCAGTTGGAATGTTTGTAACCTATGAGTAGGGACTACATTTTAAGAGTAAAACCCAATTTCTACCCACAAAATGTAAATGTCTACATGTGGCCAGCTGATGAGGTTGTCCCTCTGCTTATCAGAAGACCAGTGGCTTTAATTTTCAGTACTTGATGTCAGCCAGCTTGCAAATAAAAGACCTTCAGTTGGCTATTGGACATGTGCCACAAGAACGGAGAATCTGCTTAAGCTCCCACTGCTACCACCAGTGTGGAGTGACTGGAGCCCTCCCCTGGGACCACActgttgttaaaaaaaatatatagactGTGAGCGAAACAATATGGTGGAGTCTGAAATGAAGATGATGGAAACTGATTCACATCAATTTATGTATGAGAAGATAAGAtcaatttataaataaaataccGGTAATCTACTATTACAGAAATCTTGAGAATCCTAAACAATATTACCACCTTGCACCTTGTATCATCATTTACTACATCATGTGTATAGTGAGTgaaaagtggatgtaaaatgctactcTTCTGACTGGTAACATTTTATGCTCAGTCGCAATTGCAttgtacaggtgtaaatgacaaACCAAGTTGTAGGATATTGGACAATAAGGCCCATTTTTTTAACCCCTCCAAACAGTTTAATACGATTATAGATCCAGATTTCCagcaaaaatacaataaaataaccCTGCTAAAGTACTGTCAATCTCTATGAATTGTTTGCTTTGGCTCCTCCAAGTTGTTCCTTCCAGCACTAATGATCTTCCATACCTTCTCCTTGCCCCCAGATTCTTCTTAGAGAGATAGGTAATGGGGAGCTGAGGGAACAGAGGTGGGTAAGAGAACAGAAGGAATGATCTAGCTAAGATTAGGACAGTGACAGTATTTTCTTTTACATTGTAGGCTACTGCATTACTTCCTTAAAGGCACATTGTGTACTTTAGTGGACCTTCATTTTATTGTATAATGTTGAAATAATGCTTTCCTTGAACATTCAGAATAATTAAAAATGATGCAATATCCTTATTAAGGTTTTATTCATATGTTGAGATATATATTCATATTGGAAGAACAGTCTAATAAACTGTAATTCGAAGAATGCAAAATTAGGTTCACTGGGGAAAATTTGGAGAAGAGCTAATGCAACACAGATAGGGGCCTGGACTAGGGTAGTTGGTAGGGATTGTGCAAGATAGATATAAACAAGGAACAGGGCAGAAAGGCCCCAGGCAGCATTGTGAAAGGGTGTATTACTGAGAGGCAGAAATCAAACAATCTTTCAGCAACTCTATTTCCACTAGAACTTCTGTTTTGAAACTTGTTCTGATTCAAAGGAAAACACACAAGAGCAACAGTATGTAACTGCAAAATATTTTAGAATATGCAATGTCTGCTTTCTTACATGGCATTTATGATGTGGTCCAATCTCTCTGACAGAAAGTGAACAACACAAGTACTGAGCTCCTTCTTTCCTCTTCTCGAATTAACTCTAGCTAGGCCTTTACAAGAAGGGAGTGTTTCTGCCCACAGTGATAATTTTTCAAAAACCAAGAGAAAACCAACCAATTTTTGTGGTGAGGTACTACAACCTGAGCTCTCtggttgtgtctacactgcagttgggagaGAGCCTCCCAGGGCTGGCAGAGAGATTTGCACTAGTGGGGCTTGAtccagcacactaaaaatagcagtgtggacattgcaggTTGAGTTTTCAAGCCTAGGGGCTGTCATGTCATGCTTACCCACCCCTCCTTTCTCTGCATTCCCTGCATAACATTGGAAATCCCTGGCTATGCCCTCTTCTGTTAGCTGACAAAATGGGCCTTGGGCATAATTGGCTAAAAAATTAATAGATGGATGAACTGTTTTTTAAATGGGACTATTGCTACAGTAGGTCAGGTTTTTGCCTTACATGCCAATCACTGTgtccttttatatttttattatgaaGATTATTAATTGTTGTAGTAAACTAGCAAACATATATggcagtaaataaaaaaaatctagctaGCTTTGGTGTTTATAGTCTTTCCTTTGTTTGTTCATTCATAGCAACAAATAGAGCGGCAACTAAAATGCTTAGCATTTCAAAACCCAGGACCTCAAGTAGCTGACTTCAACCCTGAAACTAGAGAGCAGAAGAAGAAAGAGCGTATGGCAAAGATgaaccaagattttttttataaacacaAGTAAGATGGTATATTTGATTTATTGTGTGTCTTTTGAAATTGAGATGTTTACTCAATatacacaaaattaaaaaaacaaatattttcatagACCTTGTTAAAATGTGACTGTTTAGCAGAGTAAATAGACTTTCTCTGTTTGGTTTAACAGAAGATTGACTTATTTTTGTGGCACACATTACTTAACATTTAATAACTGTCTATTATTAGCAGAATCTTATATTGGCATTTCATTATGTTGCAAGAGTGTTCAGAAGAAATACTTGCTCCTGTGTAGATTCTTCCTCATTAGCTTACTTCAGTCATTGAGTGTGTTTGAAATATTCTCTGTGGGTCACTGTTTTTTCTCTAACAGAACTATGAAGAAGTATGACAAACATGGCAGGCTGCTTTGTAATAACATGGATTTGTGTGACTGCCTGGAGAAGAACTGCCTGGGTTGCTTCTATCCGTGCCCTAAATGCAATTCGAACAAATGTGGACCAGCGTGTCGCTGTAATAGAAAATGGGTTTATGACAGAATTGAGACTGAAGCTGGTGAAGTGATAAGCATGTTACCATTTTTTGTCCCTGAATGATGTTTTTCTGCTAGCTTTTGTAACTGAGcaatgtttttcttttcattcttttttatttttcaacctttaataaaagttttggttttgtgaAAGGGGCTGGATTGACTTGGCTAAAGTACCTGTTGGTGGTGCTCATGCACCTTTCTCTGCCTCACCAATGTGCCTTAATCTTCACCATTAGGGACAAGTATATATTTCATTCTCCTTAATCCTTGGCAACTTTGCTGAGGCAGCTAACAAGGTCCTCCTAAATCTTTACTTTCTAAAATTACAGGTGTCAGGAATGCTGTGGTCAGACAACTTCCTTACTCTAGAAAACAGGATCACATTGCTTTGATTCAAGTTTTCCCTCAATAATTTTTTTCACACATGCACATATACAGACATATGACAAAtccattcttcttcgagtgattccGCTTGTATTCTGCTCCTCCTGGTGTGAATGCACTGCATGCAGGCGGGTAGCAATGTCTATTGGGGCTGCACTTGCACCCTGCATGCCCTCCAGTGGCCCGTAGCTGAGGGCATAAATAGCAGTGCAGCCACAACCATGGCCGGCTCCAGGcgccagcgcagcaagcaggtgcttggggcggccaaggggaaggggcggcacgtccagctctttggcagcaattcggcagtgggtccgtcagtccctctcggagggaaggacctgccactgaactgctgctgaagaagaaagtggcgcagtgaagctgctgccaaagtgtCGCTGATCACgagcacagcttttttttttttcttcccccctccgcttggggcggcaaaaaccctggagccggccctggccacaaCTGCCCTCCACTTCCTTCTTACCGTTCGTGTCAGTGTCTCTGCTCACTGTGTGATTCTTTCTTTGCTTATTTGTTAGTAGTTAGTTATAGATAGTGTTCTAGGTATAGAACACTAGGTATAGAACACTATCTAGGTCAGTACAGTTAAATTTCTACTTTTAAGCCTGTTGCAAAAAAGAAAAGTAGAAAGGCTTCACGTCCAGAAGGTGCTCCGGCACTGGACACCTTGGGACATGGCAGATTCGAAATCTTCAGGATTCATATCCTGTCCTTCCTGTGAGGCAGCCATTCTTATCAGTGATGGACACTCTACAGCTTCTGCCTTGGTGAAGCACATGTACTACACAAGTGCTCTATATGTTGCTCCTTTTTGAAAAGGCCCCCAAAAGTGAGGGAATCCCAGCTGAAGGTCTTGCTCTTAGAGAAATCTGCAAAGACCTCTTTGGTTCCCAAAGAAGAGAAGACCACCTATCCTGACCAGACCATCCCAGTGTTTGCTCTGGTAAGACAGAGAACCACCCAGTGCTCCTGGGCTCATTTGGTGGCAAGAAAGTCTCACTCCTCC includes:
- the ARL14EPL gene encoding ARL14 effector protein-like isoform X7; translation: MHLGSWNYAAPPSSSLFLITRSAVVQPCLEMSDHLEENCTEKSNSAHEEPAEVYATPAKDCQIAQKQLQQIERQLKCLAFQNPGPQVADFNPETREQKKKERMAKMNQDFFYKHKTMKKYDKHGRLLCNNMDLCDCLEKNCLGCFYPCPKCNSNKCGPACRCNRKWVYDRIETEAGEVISMLPFFVPE
- the ARL14EPL gene encoding ARL14 effector protein-like isoform X1 gives rise to the protein MILSERFTCGAQFTWRGSKSVAVSMHIQKTHMGKTPKRKVPQCLEMSDHLEENCTEKSNSAHEEPAEVYATPAKDCQIAQKQLQQIERQLKCLAFQNPGPQVADFNPETREQKKKERMAKMNQDFFYKHKTMKKYDKHGRLLCNNMDLCDCLEKNCLGCFYPCPKCNSNKCGPACRCNRKWVYDRIETEAGEVISMLPFFVPE
- the ARL14EPL gene encoding ARL14 effector protein-like isoform X4, which gives rise to MQLHKHRCLEMSDHLEENCTEKSNSAHEEPAEVYATPAKDCQIAQKQLQQIERQLKCLAFQNPGPQVADFNPETREQKKKERMAKMNQDFFYKHKTMKKYDKHGRLLCNNMDLCDCLEKNCLGCFYPCPKCNSNKCGPACRCNRKWVYDRIETEAGEVISMLPFFVPE
- the ARL14EPL gene encoding ARL14 effector protein-like isoform X3, with amino-acid sequence MHIQKTHMGKTPKRKVPQCLEMSDHLEENCTEKSNSAHEEPAEVYATPAKDCQIAQKQLQQIERQLKCLAFQNPGPQVADFNPETREQKKKERMAKMNQDFFYKHKTMKKYDKHGRLLCNNMDLCDCLEKNCLGCFYPCPKCNSNKCGPACRCNRKWVYDRIETEAGEVISMLPFFVPE
- the ARL14EPL gene encoding ARL14 effector protein-like isoform X2 gives rise to the protein MHTRNEESHPSLNGFLSFMCCMLRTVNNECLEMSDHLEENCTEKSNSAHEEPAEVYATPAKDCQIAQKQLQQIERQLKCLAFQNPGPQVADFNPETREQKKKERMAKMNQDFFYKHKTMKKYDKHGRLLCNNMDLCDCLEKNCLGCFYPCPKCNSNKCGPACRCNRKWVYDRIETEAGEVISMLPFFVPE
- the ARL14EPL gene encoding ARL14 effector protein-like isoform X5, whose protein sequence is MSDHLEENCTEKSNSAHEEPAEVYATPAKDCQIAQKQLQQIERQLKCLAFQNPGPQVADFNPETREQKKKERMAKMNQDFFYKHKTMKKYDKHGRLLCNNMDLCDCLEKNCLGCFYPCPKCNSNKCGPACRCNRKWVYDRIETEAGEVISMLPFFVPE
- the ARL14EPL gene encoding ARL14 effector protein-like isoform X6 translates to MTAQQIERQLKCLAFQNPGPQVADFNPETREQKKKERMAKMNQDFFYKHKTMKKYDKHGRLLCNNMDLCDCLEKNCLGCFYPCPKCNSNKCGPACRCNRKWVYDRIETEAGEVISMLPFFVPE